The Aspergillus nidulans FGSC A4 chromosome VII nucleotide sequence AATGTATGATTGAGAGATAAACTCCTGGTCAGTTAGGGCTAAACCATTAACCTGCCCTACCGTAGTCATATCGGGTATCAATTCCTAGGCGTTCTTAAACAATCTAAATCATAAGCACAAGGTTTAGGAAATAAATCGCTACTCCCCATCATCCCCCCAGAACTCGCGTAGATCCTCCACCCGCCATGCCGTCGCCCACCCCGTTTCGCGCTCGATCCTCGTCAGCGTCTCCACGATCGCCCCGTGTTCTGAATGATGCGACATTACTTTGCCTGCGATCCAGAGCGGCTGTAGAGCATTTGTCCAGCAGCCACTATGCAGCTTAGTGACACGGCTTCAGGTCCTAGGGGAAGGGGACGGGCTAGCTTACTGGTGGGCGTTGGACGTGGAGATGGCGCAGATCTGGCGCGCGTGCCAGAGAACGGATTTCTGAAGTGGATCTCAGTATAATTCTGACTAAATATGGAAAAGAGATAATAGTACCGGTCGTCGAACACGAGATAGAGTTTTCGGTTTTCGCTGGAGAAGGAGTAGAGCGCAAGTATGGTAGAGCTGGTTACCAGATACTATGGGCGGTTGCGTCAATATCATCCATGTCCTTAGACGGACGATAATAAAGGTTAGAAGACCAGGAATGGGAGAACATACTAGCAGCCCCGTTCGCATACAGGACTGTCGGGAACGGCCTCTCTCTCCCCCAATCGGCTGATGTCGCCGTCGACACACTGAATATCGACTTCATCTGGCTCGGCCGATTCTCATACCACTGCTCTACTGCTTCGAACAGGCGGCTCCACCGCGCAACATAACAGTCACTATTATCGTCCGGACTGCCGGGGTACGAGGGTGACGAGCCTGGCGGGCGACGGAACAGTACGCCCAGAGTCTGTGCACACAGATACACGGTGTAGTTGGCGTAGGTATCGTGGTCAGAGGCGAGGAAAAGCTGCGTTGCGTTGGGTGGGTTCATATCGCTCGGGATCCAGCGGTAAATTGGGATGATGGTTTCTTCTTCGGAAATGAGACCGCCGCAGACGTCTACCCAGGTTAGTTTCTGGCTCATCAGAGAGGTTGGATTGAGTACCCATTCGAGCAAAGCACCAGAATAGAGCCTGTTCTTCTTTACCGGAAAAGCCGTTTATCTCGGCTGCTTGGATGAGATATGCGCAGCCGTCTAGATGGCGGCGCCATTCTTTGGGGTTGCCTGACAACGTCCCTCAATAACTTCTTTCTGGATATATGTATAAGATGAGAGAGGACCGACATACagctcagcatctccaaAACACAGAGAATAACACATGATGCGATCACAGGCGTCGACTTGCTTTCCAGCTCCGGCAGGAGCAGATGAATGGCCTCCTGGTACAGAGACAGGCTCTCCGACTGGGACTTTTCGTTCTGCTTTCGCTCCATCTGGCGTGCtgagagggcgaggatggagTATCGCAGGTGCGGCGCCGATTTAGCCATCTGGGGGAACGTCGACGCGAAGTGGCGGTGGCTGTCGAACATATCTAGCTGGTCGGGTCAGCACATCTTCATGACCCTCACCAAAGCTGCATACCCAGAGACAAATCTCGTTCAGATAGTTCTGCCATAGAATATTTTCCCTGTCCGGCGGCAACTCGAACCGGTCTGGCCTGGCCCGCTCGCTAGCTCGATGATCCGGCGCAGGATAATTTAGACCTGTAGGCGAGGCAGCTCGACTGGGTGTGTCAGGGCGTGCTGTCCAGAGCTGGCGGTTGCGGAGAGCCGTATGGAGCGCCTCGTAGGCCGATCCTGGCAGGAATACGTCGTCGGCTGGGTTGTCGAGGTCGGAAAAGACGCTGGAGTCGAGAAGGGGCGGTGTCATGCCAGGGTAAGATTGAGAGAGGCTGCGCAGGGCAGTCAGTTCGTCAACGATcagctctggagaagatataTATGAATGACGGCGCTCATTGGTGAACTGGGTCGAGTCGGACGGAGAAGTGAGGTCTTTGGCCGTTTCCATATGCCCTGGGCTCGGGAAGGGGTCGTCTGGTCCTTGAGCTGGCCGCAGAATCTCAGGCCCTGCAGGGCCTGAGATTGACGTCTCCAAAGCCTGCTCGGAAGCTGGCGATGTGATCTCATTCCCGCCTGGCGTTTTCTCCTCTCTGCTGGCATCATTCTTGCCCTCCCTCCAGCGAGTTGGCTCTACTGTCAGGATCTGCACCGTCAGCGCCTTTCTACCAGCATCTTCCTTATATCTTCATACCTTGAACTTTTCTTTCTGCCGGGACGGCCGGCTAATTGCCTGGCTCATCGACGGATGCCCTGGCTCCAGCACCTTGATGTTGGCATCGCGAAATGCCCCATAGACGCGCCACTGGCAGCGGTCCCCTCGACGTTTACACCCCGTGCAAGTTGGCTTGGCCTCGTCGCCTATATTGTCAGCGCATCATACTACCTTCTACATAGTTCCAACGTACATTTTCTCCTGCGCCGACTGCAATTCACACAGCCGGTGCGAGTCCGCTTGCGGGGTATAGAACGGGAAGAGTCCTCATGCTCAGCAGGATTCATATTGATATCCATAACATTACATCAAGAGGATGAGACAGATTCCTTTTTGTCTAAAGAGGTCCCAACACATGGAAATCCAGAATTACTTAAGAATGTAATGCAATGCACTGCACGAAGAGAATTTGCCTGTTCAGGAGTGCGCAAGCGCAGCGCAGTGGAGAACGGAGGATAGTCGGACAATGTCCGATCCCAAAGGAGTAGTGAGAGACAAAAAATAAACATAAAAAATCAAGATCTGAAGAAATAGAGATAGAGTTACCCACTTAACGAGTCAGTTCTGTTGCCACTGCCGCAAAATATCTACCCGGGGAAGAATATAGCATCACTCCACATGCTGCACCTCTGCGtctcccatcttctcctgcagCCGATGCTCCGTATCACCAGCCACTCCCATCGAGGCATCCCAGTGCAGCCGCACCTTCTCGCCCGTGAAGAGGCGGTCGATCTGTTCGAGGGTGAGATTACGTGTAAAGTGGGTAGAGGAAGTAAATGATCGGCAGAAAGCAAAAGTTGAAGACGGCAAAGTAAATGTATGTGCGGTAGCGATGCTGGAAATGCTGACTGGAGTGATTTCGACgacaaggaaggtgaagATCCCTATTAATATTAGCCTGGAAAATGACCTGGAACGGGCAATAGTCGGATTGTACAATTTGTTGCCGTCGCCAACGCAGCGGTGCGAGTTCGGATGGCCAACGGAGCATATTCGGCTGGGACTATAGAAAAACAGTCAGTCTTAATTAGGGATCTGGAGCTATAAAACAAGAGCATACGCAGCCACGGGACGGCGAGCATTCCCACTCCGAAGAAAAAGTtgaacaggaagagcatCACAGTGGCCACAATACCGGCCGAGAAACCACCGTCATAGACGGTGCCAGCCAGGATAGCCATGCAGGCGCActgcccagcagcagcaaagagcATCAGTTTGCGACGGCCGAGTCTGTATTGATCAGCTTTCAGGGTAACAGGATAGGCAGAACAGGAGGAGGCAGGTTAGACAAATACCGGTCAATGGTCCAAACAGGCACAAATGCCGACAAAAAGTAC carries:
- a CDS encoding Zn(II)2Cys6 transcription factor (transcript_id=CADANIAT00008478); this translates as MNPAEHEDSSRSIPRKRTRTGCVNCSRRRRKCDEAKPTCTGCKRRGDRCQWRVYGAFRDANIKVLEPGHPSMSQAISRPSRQKEKFKILTVEPTRWREGKNDASREEKTPGGNEITSPASEQALETSISGPAGPEILRPAQGPDDPFPSPGHMETAKDLTSPSDSTQFTNERRHSYISSPELIVDELTALRSLSQSYPGMTPPLLDSSVFSDLDNPADDVFLPGSAYEALHTALRNRQLWTARPDTPSRAASPTGLNYPAPDHRASERARPDRFELPPDRENILWQNYLNEICLWLDMFDSHRHFASTFPQMAKSAPHLRYSILALSARQMERKQNEKSQSESLSLYQEAIHLLLPELESKSTPVIASCVILCVLEMLSYVCGGLISEEETIIPIYRWIPSDMNPPNATQLFLASDHDTYANYTVYLCAQTLGVLFRRPPGSSPSYPGSPDDNSDCYVARWSRLFEAVEQWYENRPSQMKSIFSVSTATSADWGRERPFPTVLYANGAAKIRSLARAPDLRHLHVQRPPPLWIAGKVMSHHSEHGAIVETLTRIERETGWATAWRVEDLREFWGDDGE